A region from the bacterium genome encodes:
- the gmk gene encoding guanylate kinase, translating to MGKNLLIVISAPSGAGKTTICKRLIKTTPNLVFSVSMTTRQPRENEINGADYIFVDVDEFEDKIKKGEFIEWAKIYDDYYGTPKKFLNESLASGMDVLLDIDAQGAMNVQGTYRDNSVLIFIIPPFIEDLKTRLSNRMTDSLEEIEKRLSLAKQELKNLEKYDYCVVNDDIGVTVGKLKSIIIAEKNKVKKIGKEILEQLGIEDV from the coding sequence ATGGGGAAAAATCTACTTATTGTCATCTCTGCCCCTTCGGGTGCAGGGAAAACAACGATATGTAAAAGATTAATCAAAACTACACCTAATCTTGTCTTTTCTGTATCAATGACTACCAGACAACCACGCGAGAATGAAATTAATGGAGCGGATTATATTTTTGTTGATGTTGATGAATTTGAGGATAAAATTAAAAAGGGTGAATTTATCGAATGGGCAAAGATTTATGATGATTATTATGGCACCCCTAAAAAATTCCTTAATGAATCACTTGCCTCTGGAATGGATGTTCTCCTCGACATTGATGCTCAAGGGGCAATGAATGTTCAGGGAACATATAGAGATAACAGTGTCCTGATATTTATTATCCCACCTTTCATAGAGGATTTAAAAACACGATTATCCAATCGAATGACAGATAGCCTGGAAGAAATAGAAAAACGACTTTCACTGGCAAAACAAGAATTAAAAAATCTTGAGAAGTATGATTATTGCGTCGTCAATGACGATATAGGAGTAACGGTCGGAAAATTAAAATCTATCATTATTGCGGAGAAAAATAAGGTAAAAAAAATTGGGAAAGAAATTTTAGAGCAATTGGGAATAGAAGATGTATAA